A genomic window from Levilactobacillus yonginensis includes:
- a CDS encoding MarR family winged helix-turn-helix transcriptional regulator produces the protein MNSQDIHHIREFDRFYTRIFRLTDKYHLQTTLTLLEARLLLEIAENGYNTANQLVQVLRVDKGYLSRILKRLEERGLLAQTPAELDKRSKILSLTDAGNEQLAIINQRSDDQVRSLFTNLTGSETKQVISAMQFIEEHVTKIKE, from the coding sequence ATGAATAGTCAAGACATTCATCATATTCGGGAATTTGACCGTTTCTATACGCGAATCTTCCGTCTAACCGACAAGTACCACCTACAAACGACGTTAACCCTCCTAGAAGCTCGTCTCCTGCTCGAAATCGCTGAAAATGGGTACAACACTGCCAATCAGCTTGTTCAAGTTCTGCGAGTCGATAAGGGCTATCTCAGTCGGATTCTCAAACGACTGGAGGAGCGCGGCCTACTCGCCCAAACACCGGCCGAATTGGATAAGCGTTCAAAAATCCTATCACTGACTGACGCTGGGAATGAACAACTGGCCATCATTAACCAACGGTCGGACGATCAGGTACGTAGCCTCTTCACCAACCTCACTGGCAGTGAAACGAAGCAGGTTATCTCAGCCATGCAATTCATTGAAGAACACGTCACTAAAATCAAGGAGTGA
- a CDS encoding MDR family MFS transporter — translation MTKNRFSFILIMVGAFLSILNQTLMTTALPSVMRAFSITTAQGQWLNNGYLLVNALMIPTTAYLIKRFTTRQLYMTAAGLFMVGTLIGAIAPLYPILIVGRMIQALGAGILIPLVNVVVMTSTRPSERGEAMGIVGLALNLAPVMGPSVSGVILMHLSWRYLFWLTLPLMLVDILFAVKFIDNVGELHKEKLNLEGLILSALGLTAALYSFSNIGETAFLSMKGIVPLVIGIILLAGFVKCQWGVPHPLLNLRVFKYKQFNLPLIINMLLMVTMYGNSVIIPILVQNVFHQSAFVSGLTLTPGAILTTFISPLNGHFYDKYDFRKMVIIGLSIDIVGSLLLSSTGSGSSIMFVVVGQTIRQLGLVLVLIPIQTHAWSMLPAHAIPDGVAVYNTMRQVAASFGTALLVAIISLTANSHINFHMNSQLVGIKISYTLSSLMLVICIILAWRLEKNRTLD, via the coding sequence ATGACTAAAAATCGCTTCTCTTTTATCCTGATCATGGTCGGGGCATTCTTAAGTATTCTGAATCAAACCTTGATGACAACCGCTTTACCGTCCGTCATGCGGGCTTTTTCAATCACGACCGCACAGGGCCAGTGGTTAAACAACGGGTATCTACTGGTCAATGCGCTGATGATTCCTACAACGGCGTATCTGATCAAACGATTCACGACACGGCAGTTGTACATGACGGCAGCCGGATTATTTATGGTGGGAACCTTAATTGGGGCGATTGCACCACTCTATCCCATTTTGATTGTTGGCCGGATGATTCAGGCGTTGGGCGCCGGAATCTTGATTCCATTGGTTAACGTTGTGGTTATGACGTCGACCCGGCCCAGTGAACGGGGTGAAGCAATGGGAATCGTGGGATTGGCTCTGAACCTGGCACCCGTCATGGGGCCGTCAGTTTCCGGAGTGATTTTGATGCACCTGTCCTGGCGTTATCTGTTCTGGCTGACCCTACCGTTGATGCTGGTGGATATCTTGTTTGCCGTGAAGTTTATTGATAATGTTGGTGAGTTACATAAGGAAAAGCTGAACTTAGAGGGACTGATTCTGTCAGCGTTAGGTTTGACAGCAGCGTTGTATAGTTTTTCTAATATTGGGGAAACGGCCTTCCTATCCATGAAAGGCATTGTGCCGTTAGTCATTGGGATTATTTTATTGGCAGGTTTTGTAAAGTGTCAGTGGGGTGTTCCACACCCGTTGCTTAATTTACGAGTCTTCAAGTACAAGCAATTCAACCTGCCACTGATTATTAACATGTTGTTGATGGTGACGATGTATGGAAATTCTGTGATCATTCCAATTTTAGTGCAAAATGTCTTTCATCAGAGTGCCTTTGTATCGGGGCTAACGTTGACGCCCGGAGCCATTTTGACGACGTTCATTTCACCGCTGAACGGCCATTTTTATGATAAATATGATTTCCGAAAAATGGTGATTATTGGACTCAGTATTGATATTGTCGGGTCCTTGTTATTGAGTTCGACGGGCAGCGGGTCGTCCATTATGTTTGTCGTTGTGGGGCAAACGATTCGTCAATTGGGACTCGTCCTTGTTTTGATTCCAATTCAGACGCACGCCTGGTCGATGTTGCCAGCTCACGCAATTCCGGATGGGGTGGCCGTTTACAACACGATGCGGCAAGTAGCGGCCTCGTTTGGGACAGCCCTGTTGGTGGCAATTATTAGTTTGACAGCCAACAGTCACATCAATTTTCATATGAACAGCCAGTTGGTGGGAATTAAAATTAGCTACACGTTGTCCTCGCTGATGCTGGTTATCTGTATCATTCTGGCCTGGCGGTTAGAGAAGAATCGCACGCTGGATTAA
- a CDS encoding helix-turn-helix domain-containing protein: MVKFDLDFRIKVVTEYLSGVGSTSLARKHGISKEETILLWVSRFQKYGIAGLKLKDQKPEYSSQFKVDVLNWRKQHQASLPVTALHFNLSSPSTIWQWEKRFEEQGIAGLERKRGKPKIMAKHKQTKPSKSRNNSSTADELKQLKQENLMLKIENEYLKKLDALAQKKSADKKSRK; encoded by the coding sequence ATGGTTAAGTTTGATTTAGATTTTAGAATTAAGGTCGTCACTGAATATTTGAGTGGAGTTGGATCAACCTCATTGGCCAGAAAACATGGTATCAGCAAGGAAGAAACTATCCTTCTTTGGGTTAGTCGCTTCCAGAAATACGGTATAGCTGGATTGAAGCTGAAGGATCAGAAGCCAGAATATTCTAGTCAGTTCAAGGTTGATGTATTAAACTGGAGAAAACAACATCAGGCCTCGCTTCCGGTAACGGCTCTGCACTTCAATCTATCTTCGCCAAGCACCATCTGGCAATGGGAGAAGCGCTTTGAGGAGCAAGGAATCGCTGGCCTTGAACGGAAGCGAGGAAAGCCTAAAATCATGGCTAAACATAAGCAAACGAAGCCTTCAAAGAGTCGCAATAACTCCAGTACCGCCGATGAATTGAAGCAATTAAAACAAGAAAACTTGATGTTAAAGATTGAGAATGAATACCTAAAAAAACTCGATGCCTTAGCTCAGAAGAAGTCAGCAGACAAGAAATCTCGCAAATAG
- a CDS encoding IS3 family transposase, protein MTELRQVFQVPIKLLLKVVKVPRSTYYYARSHRQREKLDDSPIIQAIDEIRQEDSKYTKKYGYRRLTKALQEHGFTVNHKRVLRLMHEHDWLCLAYNRQKRKYNSYKGSVGKIAPNQLNRRFKTDRPYQKLVTDVSEFRYGGMSQSERVYLEPVIDLFSGEVLAFNISDHPTVEFALKPLREALEGLPKLGYRTTVHTDQGFQYQHKFWRETLKEHRVFQSMSRKATCLDNAAVESFFHIMKVEVMDEHFENKEDLTQAMTDWINFYNKRRIKTKLDGKSPEKYRELAIQKAA, encoded by the coding sequence GTGACCGAGTTAAGGCAGGTCTTTCAAGTGCCCATCAAGCTCCTACTCAAGGTCGTCAAAGTACCAAGAAGTACGTATTATTACGCACGCTCACATCGTCAGCGTGAAAAGCTGGATGATTCTCCAATCATTCAGGCAATCGATGAGATCCGGCAGGAAGATTCTAAGTACACCAAGAAGTATGGTTACCGGCGACTAACTAAAGCTTTACAGGAGCATGGATTCACGGTGAATCATAAACGAGTCTTGCGTCTAATGCATGAGCATGATTGGCTTTGTTTAGCGTACAATCGGCAAAAACGTAAATATAATTCATACAAAGGATCCGTTGGTAAAATTGCGCCTAATCAGTTGAACCGACGATTCAAAACGGACCGACCCTATCAAAAACTCGTTACAGATGTCAGTGAATTTCGATACGGTGGTATGAGCCAAAGTGAACGGGTCTATTTAGAACCAGTGATTGACCTCTTCTCAGGCGAAGTCTTAGCCTTCAACATCAGTGACCATCCAACAGTAGAATTTGCCCTAAAGCCGCTTAGAGAAGCATTGGAAGGACTGCCAAAGTTAGGTTATCGAACAACAGTCCACACGGATCAGGGATTCCAGTATCAACATAAATTCTGGCGAGAAACACTCAAAGAACATCGCGTATTTCAAAGCATGTCACGCAAAGCAACTTGTCTAGATAATGCGGCAGTTGAATCATTCTTCCACATCATGAAGGTCGAAGTTATGGATGAGCATTTTGAGAACAAGGAAGACTTGACTCAAGCTATGACTGACTGGATTAACTTTTACAATAAACGTCGGATCAAAACAAAACTGGATGGCAAGTCCCCGGAAAAATACCGGGAACTCGCCATCCAGAAGGCAGCGTAA
- a CDS encoding sulfite exporter TauE/SafE family protein, with product MTWLCIILPALLAGLVQGLTGFGAVIIMMIFFPSILPMAQAAGVGGVIMLASVLTLAFRYRQHLHFKRIIIPFIIYAMVATWSVHLGHVLDAHLLRMLLGGLLVAICLYFTLAPGAGNQRYPWYIAGCFMIVSGFFNGLFGIGGPLMALYFLSLSKSMPEYIASIQTFFLIDTLYITSIRVANGILVKPDIPYILVGMVAATIGTIIASHLLTRLNPDTIKRWIYGFIGLSGIYYLFF from the coding sequence GTGACCTGGTTATGCATTATTCTCCCCGCCTTATTGGCGGGATTGGTGCAAGGACTGACAGGCTTCGGTGCTGTCATTATCATGATGATCTTCTTCCCATCGATTCTCCCCATGGCCCAAGCAGCCGGAGTTGGTGGCGTCATTATGTTGGCTAGCGTGCTTACATTGGCCTTTCGGTATCGCCAACATCTACATTTCAAACGAATCATTATTCCCTTTATTATCTACGCAATGGTTGCCACCTGGTCCGTCCATCTGGGACACGTCTTAGATGCCCACCTCCTGCGCATGTTGTTAGGCGGCTTATTGGTGGCAATATGTCTCTACTTCACCCTAGCGCCTGGAGCTGGCAACCAACGTTACCCGTGGTACATCGCCGGTTGCTTTATGATCGTCTCAGGATTTTTCAACGGCCTGTTCGGTATTGGTGGTCCCCTTATGGCCTTATACTTCCTATCCTTGTCCAAATCAATGCCCGAGTACATTGCGAGCATTCAAACCTTTTTTCTGATTGATACGCTCTATATCACCAGTATTCGGGTTGCCAACGGCATTTTGGTCAAGCCAGATATTCCCTACATTTTAGTGGGAATGGTCGCAGCGACCATTGGGACGATCATTGCCTCCCACTTACTCACTCGACTGAATCCCGACACCATTAAACGGTGGATTTACGGATTTATCGGTCTGAGTGGCATCTACTACTTATTCTTCTGA
- a CDS encoding YbaK/EbsC family protein codes for MSLETVTTFFEQLNLTDRITEFDQSTATVADAAATLGVRPDQIAKTLALKLKEGPIVIVVKGTAKIANPKFKAEFHQKAHMVPFDELEDLIGHPAGGVCPFGLKPGVGVYFDVSLKDEDVVYPAAGIPDAVVKLTVDEMEKYAQPLKWIDIVKED; via the coding sequence ATGTCCTTAGAAACTGTCACGACCTTTTTTGAGCAACTAAACTTAACCGATCGGATCACCGAGTTTGACCAGTCGACCGCAACCGTAGCCGATGCCGCCGCTACCCTGGGCGTCCGGCCCGACCAAATCGCAAAAACGTTGGCTTTAAAGCTTAAGGAAGGTCCCATCGTTATCGTGGTCAAGGGAACCGCCAAGATTGCCAACCCTAAGTTCAAGGCTGAATTCCACCAAAAGGCCCACATGGTACCTTTTGATGAACTGGAAGACCTAATTGGTCATCCCGCCGGTGGTGTCTGCCCGTTTGGCCTAAAACCCGGGGTGGGGGTCTACTTCGACGTCAGCTTAAAGGATGAAGACGTGGTTTACCCAGCCGCTGGCATCCCAGATGCCGTGGTCAAGCTGACCGTCGACGAGATGGAAAAGTACGCCCAACCCCTAAAGTGGATCGACATTGTGAAGGAAGATTAG
- a CDS encoding NAD(P) transhydrogenase subunit alpha: MPITISVLKEAPNENRVALSPTVVSKLVKSDYQVLVEKDAGSRAFYQDAAYTDAGAKVVDQATAIKEATIIATVNQPSSEVVNQMSEGQSLIGLLAPLTDTDFVKKLAAKKINALSFELLPRTASRAQTMDVLSSQSSVAGYKAALMAADHFSRYFPMMITAAGTAKPAKVLVLGTGVAGLQAIGTANRLGAMVSGYDIRPASRGEVESLGATFLTTSVSGSGEGGYARALTPEETAQQQEELAGFIAQNDVIITTAQVPGRRPPVLVTQKSVDEAKPGTLFIDLAASDLGGNVAGSKPAETVTTANGAQIVGAGDMASQLPASASDMFAKNVQAVITDITKDGKLVFDIDDDVVGELLATYQGEIISNRLRSAMELPERKPAAQAQDDTQTPDETKDDAKGVD; the protein is encoded by the coding sequence ATGCCAATTACCATTTCGGTTTTAAAAGAGGCACCCAATGAAAATCGGGTTGCATTATCGCCGACGGTTGTTAGCAAACTCGTTAAAAGTGACTACCAGGTCTTAGTTGAAAAAGACGCTGGGAGTCGTGCCTTTTATCAGGATGCTGCTTATACAGATGCCGGTGCCAAAGTGGTTGACCAAGCAACGGCAATTAAAGAGGCCACAATTATTGCAACGGTCAACCAACCATCTAGTGAGGTTGTCAATCAGATGAGTGAGGGACAGAGCTTGATCGGGCTGCTGGCACCACTAACTGATACTGATTTCGTTAAGAAATTAGCTGCCAAGAAGATCAATGCCTTGTCATTCGAACTCTTGCCACGGACCGCGTCACGGGCTCAAACGATGGATGTTTTGAGTTCTCAGTCCAGTGTAGCTGGATACAAGGCGGCGCTGATGGCTGCTGATCATTTTTCTCGGTATTTCCCAATGATGATCACCGCTGCCGGTACTGCCAAGCCAGCTAAAGTCTTGGTCTTAGGGACCGGGGTTGCTGGGTTGCAAGCAATTGGGACCGCTAACCGGTTAGGTGCCATGGTGTCTGGCTATGATATTCGGCCAGCCTCACGTGGTGAAGTCGAATCCTTAGGGGCAACCTTCTTGACGACGTCCGTTTCGGGTTCTGGTGAAGGCGGTTACGCTCGGGCCTTAACTCCTGAAGAAACGGCACAACAACAAGAAGAATTAGCCGGGTTCATTGCACAAAACGATGTGATTATCACTACTGCCCAGGTTCCTGGACGGCGGCCACCAGTTCTGGTTACTCAGAAGTCCGTGGACGAAGCTAAGCCCGGGACCTTGTTCATTGACTTAGCTGCTAGTGACTTAGGTGGTAACGTCGCTGGTTCCAAACCAGCCGAAACGGTTACCACGGCCAATGGTGCCCAAATCGTTGGTGCTGGGGACATGGCTAGTCAGTTACCAGCTTCAGCTTCTGATATGTTTGCCAAGAACGTTCAAGCCGTTATCACGGATATCACTAAAGATGGTAAGTTAGTCTTTGATATCGATGATGACGTGGTTGGCGAATTGTTGGCTACTTATCAAGGTGAAATTATTAGCAATCGTTTACGCTCCGCAATGGAATTGCCAGAACGTAAACCAGCTGCTCAAGCGCAAGACGATACTCAGACGCCGGATGAAACAAAAGACGACGCAAAAGGAGTTGATTAG
- a CDS encoding NAD(P) transhydrogenase subunit alpha gives MSEELFTNLAIFVLSLLVGFEVMSKIPATLQTPMMSGANAIHGVVIVGAFVIAAEANSTLFYILAFFGAFFAAVNVAGGYTVTDRMLGMFDRKPKPGNNAGEGDQK, from the coding sequence ATGAGCGAAGAACTATTTACAAATTTAGCTATTTTTGTGCTTAGCCTATTGGTTGGGTTTGAAGTTATGAGTAAGATTCCTGCAACGTTACAGACACCAATGATGTCTGGTGCCAACGCCATTCATGGTGTCGTTATCGTTGGGGCCTTCGTCATTGCGGCGGAAGCCAATAGCACGTTGTTTTACATCTTAGCCTTTTTCGGGGCATTCTTTGCAGCTGTCAACGTGGCCGGTGGTTACACCGTCACGGACCGGATGCTAGGAATGTTCGACCGGAAGCCTAAACCAGGCAATAATGCAGGGGAGGGTGATCAGAAATGA